TACGATGGGTATTTTCATCGATCAACGTGATGTTATTGAGTCGGCTAAATTCACAGTTTTCTGCTCCCGTGCAATAAATACTGACATTATTGCGTGGATCATAATATTGGGTTTCCGCTTTTTGAATGCGTGAAAAGTCCGATGTTTGACATGCACTCAATAAAAGACCCAATGCACCTAGTACAATACGATAATCAAAGACCTTAATCATTATTTTGGTCCAACCCTGCCACCTAAAACATATATATTCTTATGTTCCACATGTTAGCAAGAGTTGAACCTTCACGCTATCTATTATGCAATTAAGCCTGTATGTCAGAGAAAACCCACGGACGAGCAGCTTTGGTTTTTTCTTCATAAGCTTTGATCTCATCTGCCGCTTGTAAAGTTAAACCAATATCATCCAAGCCATTCAATAAACAGTGTTTACGGAATGGATCAACCTCAAACTTAAATGCTTCACCGTTTGGAGTGCGAACTTCTTGCGCTTCTAAATCAATCGTTAACTGATAGCCTTCAGTTGCAAAACATTCTTTGAATAATTGATCAACAATTTCTTCTGACAAAATGACAGGTAACATGCCATTTTTAAAACTGTTATTAAAGAAAATGTCCGCATAACTTGGTGCAATGACCGTACGGAAACCATATTCTTCCAACGCCCAAGGCGCATGTTCACGACTTGAACCACAACCGAAGTTAGCACGAGATATCAAAACCGTTGCACCTTGGTAACGTGGTTGATTCAAGGCAAAATCAGGATTTTTAGGACGTTTAGAATTGTCTTGTCCTAGAAAACCCTCATCTAAATAACGCAATTCATCAAATAAATTTTCACCAAAACCTGTACGTTTGATTGATTTCAAAAACTGTTTTGGAATGATTAAATCTGTATCGACATTGGCACGGTCTAATGGTGCAACGATACCTTGTTCAACGGTATATTTTTTCATTATCTTTGCTCCTATTAGTCCAAATTAGAACGAACGTACATCAACAAAATGACCTGCAATTGCAGCCGCTGCCGCCATTGCTGGACTCACCAAATGCGTACGCCCACCATTACCTTGACGACCTTCAAAGTTACGGTTTGACGTCGAA
The DNA window shown above is from Acinetobacter piscicola and carries:
- the leuD gene encoding 3-isopropylmalate dehydratase small subunit yields the protein MKKYTVEQGIVAPLDRANVDTDLIIPKQFLKSIKRTGFGENLFDELRYLDEGFLGQDNSKRPKNPDFALNQPRYQGATVLISRANFGCGSSREHAPWALEEYGFRTVIAPSYADIFFNNSFKNGMLPVILSEEIVDQLFKECFATEGYQLTIDLEAQEVRTPNGEAFKFEVDPFRKHCLLNGLDDIGLTLQAADEIKAYEEKTKAARPWVFSDIQA